From Planctomycetota bacterium:
GGCGCTCCAGCGCAGCGGCACGAAGACGACGTCGCCGGGGGCCAGCGGAATGTCCTGTCGCACGTCCCCCTTGGCGAAGTAATCCCAGAGGTCGCAAATGATGATCCGGCTCTTGCGCAGCGGATCCTTGGGATCCCGGCGGATCACGCGGATTTGCCGCCATTCGGCGTTCGGAGGCAGGTCCGTCATTCCGAGGACGTTGACGAGCGTTTCCTTGCCCGTGAAGGCGACGTTGGAGTAGAAACGGGTCTGCGTCACGCCCAGGACGACGATCTCGGACCCGGCGAAGGTCTGCTGGTAGAAGGGCTGAGCGGGGCTGGGCGCGTAGGGGGTGGTGTTGATATGGACGAGGACCTCGGGTTTGCGGATGTACTGGGAAAGCTGGCGTTCC
This genomic window contains:
- a CDS encoding polysaccharide biosynthesis/export family protein → RREAESRGEPIYEYRIPFSANLTIEVFGEPTLTRQYTVPPSGYIHFPFLGKVRAAGLTVDELKERLERQLSQYIRKPEVLVHINTTPYAPSPAQPFYQQTFAGSEIVVLGVTQTRFYSNVAFTGKETLVNVLGMTDLPPNAEWRQIRVIRRDPKDPLRKSRIIICDLWDYFAKGDVRQDIPLAPGDVVFVPLRWSADDQFWEDWSYVKRILSDVFFVDSVRDGLKKGGTLRD